One genomic region from Reichenbachiella ulvae encodes:
- a CDS encoding helix-turn-helix transcriptional regulator translates to MGNFFQYPTHSQEDLKWGLILKTLGHTVIPPGSSYPPLEHPKSYQFDALKTRSVSEYQIVYITSGKGLFEAENGIKHGVMPGTVFLLFPGVTHRYYPNIETGWTEYYIGVEGAIMDNFLNIGFLSVNHPILQVGTREGLLRHYKEIFQLAKNEKKGWQQAASGAVIHLIGDLMYLINNQNTDSSTERIIENIKAHISENLTEKINWEKISKNNGVSYSKLRKLFKSYMGMTLSEYLIQVRITEAKLLLAKSNDPIKHIAVDTGFQNEYYFNRMFKKMVGVAPGMFRSQMIFKND, encoded by the coding sequence ATGGGTAATTTCTTCCAATATCCCACACATAGTCAGGAGGATTTGAAATGGGGGCTAATATTAAAAACCCTCGGACACACCGTTATCCCACCTGGCTCTTCATATCCTCCGCTAGAGCACCCAAAGAGCTATCAGTTTGACGCCCTCAAAACACGCAGTGTTAGCGAATATCAAATCGTCTATATTACCTCAGGCAAAGGTCTTTTTGAAGCAGAAAATGGGATCAAACATGGCGTGATGCCTGGTACAGTATTTTTATTGTTTCCTGGAGTCACCCACCGGTACTACCCCAATATCGAAACGGGATGGACAGAGTATTATATAGGGGTGGAAGGCGCCATTATGGACAATTTTCTCAATATTGGTTTCTTGTCGGTGAATCACCCCATTCTCCAGGTAGGCACTCGTGAAGGACTGCTCCGACATTACAAAGAAATTTTCCAACTAGCTAAAAATGAGAAAAAAGGCTGGCAACAAGCGGCCTCAGGTGCCGTCATCCATTTGATTGGTGACTTAATGTATCTGATCAACAATCAAAATACGGATTCCAGTACCGAGCGAATTATTGAAAACATAAAGGCCCATATAAGCGAAAACCTGACAGAAAAAATCAATTGGGAAAAGATAAGTAAGAATAATGGAGTAAGCTATTCAAAGCTGCGAAAGTTGTTCAAATCATACATGGGTATGACTCTAAGTGAATACTTGATACAAGTGAGAATAACGGAAGCCAAATTGCTACTAGCCAAAAGTAACGACCCCATTAAGCATATAGCTGTAGATACAGGATTCCAAAATGAATATTATTTTAATAGGATGTTCAAAAAAATGGTAGGGGTTGCTCCTGGTATGTTTCGATCCCAAATGATATTTAAGAACGACTGA